One Candidatus Neomarinimicrobiota bacterium DNA segment encodes these proteins:
- a CDS encoding diheme cytochrome c-553, translating into MKKILFIIPFFIMLIMACSASQKHTEMADDSAMMEMPDPVERGRYLTTIMRCHNCHTPKVFGEHGVPMLDSTSFLSGHPAGMPYPEWTPADMEQRHAIVLGGAMLTAWAGPWGVSFTSNLTPDDSTGLGEWTEEAFIQALRTGKHQGQPNGRMILSPMPWEIIRLATDDDLKAIWAYLQSLPAVSNGVPLPIPPPDMPPMEK; encoded by the coding sequence ATGAAAAAAATTCTATTTATAATACCATTTTTTATCATGCTGATAATGGCATGTTCTGCATCTCAAAAACATACAGAAATGGCAGATGACAGTGCCATGATGGAAATGCCGGATCCCGTTGAGCGAGGTAGATATCTCACCACCATTATGCGTTGTCATAACTGTCACACTCCAAAAGTTTTTGGTGAACATGGAGTGCCGATGTTGGATTCCACCAGTTTCTTGTCAGGTCACCCAGCGGGAATGCCGTATCCTGAATGGACACCGGCGGACATGGAACAACGTCATGCAATAGTTTTGGGTGGCGCCATGTTGACTGCGTGGGCTGGCCCGTGGGGAGTCAGTTTTACGTCAAATCTTACTCCCGATGATTCTACCGGTCTAGGAGAATGGACGGAAGAAGCATTCATTCAGGCGCTTAGAACCGGTAAACATCAAGGACAACCGAACGGGCGAATGATATTATCTCCCATGCCCTGGGAAATTATTAGATTGGCTACTGACGATGATTTGAAAGCTATCTGGGCGTATTTGCAATCGCTTCCAGCGGTTAGCAACGGCGTTCCGTTGCCAATACCTCCACCTGATATGCCCCCTATGGAAAAGTAA